ACGTCCTTCAGGACGACAATATCAAGTGCCTGCTCGCCTACAAGTCTTTTCAGCCGTGCGTTTTCTTCCTCCAACTGGCGTAATCGCTTTGCGTCAGAGATGTTCATTCCACCGAACTTGCTGCGTCACTTGTAAAAGGTCGCATCCGAGATGCCATGCTGACGGCATAGATCGACAACGCGAACTCCAGCCTCGGCTTGCCGCAAGATTCCAATAATCTGTTCTTCGGTGAATCTGCTACTTTTCATTCTTGTGCTCCTCTGTCAGGAACACTAACTTTTCAATGGCATACTTTTCGGGGGGAGGGTCAATCGTCACGCACCTACAGGGATCAGACCTGTAGCGTTTGTGGCTAAAATGTGGTCAAAAGTGAGCAAGACGCAAAAAAGCCCTTACGGTGATTTACCGTAAGGGCTTGAATTTACTGGTGCGCCCGAAGAGATTCGAACTCCTGACCTACAGGTTCGTAGCCTGTTGCTCTATCCAGCTGAGCTACGAGCGCGTTCAACGAAGAGGAAACTAACGCAAGTCACAGTCGCCGTCAAGCTTTTTTTCAAAATAGTTTTTGAAAAGCCTGTGAACTTGTTAAAAATTATTATCTGCAACTTCCCGTAAGGGAATGTGCTTGCCCCTTGGGCAAGCACGCCTCAAACCAATAAAGAAAACTACTGGGCGCTGATGCCGTTAACGGCATGAGCCAGACGCGAAATCTTGCGTGCGGCCTTCTTCCAGTGCAGGGCACCCTTACCGGCAGCCTTGGCGAGCACGGAAGTGGCGCTGGACAGAGCTTCGCTGGCCTGGCCCTGTTCGTTGTTCTGGATGGCGGCGCGAACCTG
This is a stretch of genomic DNA from Desulfovibrio desulfuricans. It encodes these proteins:
- the rpsT gene encoding 30S ribosomal protein S20; this translates as MANHKSALKRHKQSLQRAGRNRAARTRVKNAIKQVRAAIQNNEQGQASEALSSATSVLAKAAGKGALHWKKAARKISRLAHAVNGISAQ